A DNA window from Spirochaeta cellobiosiphila DSM 17781 contains the following coding sequences:
- a CDS encoding HlyD family secretion protein, with the protein MDRETLTRYYDTNRFPKLLAALIVFVFLCLVSMIIWMVKAQLDETIVSQGQLLPRDDYIDLQTQISGYVEDILVINNSTVEKGDIILRLNSRAKLLDLEEERIYRSVLYTNLATVQDEYNTMKTLLDGSLISMSRFQEVNRTKIALEGDIALSSNRIKRLNSEIEYLTLRSPITGTIHNLKNIHQGSFVSIGGLICQILPANSDYKAEIAIKPSDIGKVRVNQPVKVYIQSFDNENFGVITTTLTDISRTTYLSKDNKSYYQGTVGIPLSSLTDGINEVPLKFGMPVEAHIIVNRRSVLDYLISPIKHSLQKSFNES; encoded by the coding sequence ATGGATAGAGAAACTTTAACTCGTTACTATGATACAAATCGATTCCCTAAACTCCTGGCTGCTTTAATCGTATTTGTTTTTCTGTGCCTAGTCAGTATGATTATTTGGATGGTCAAGGCCCAATTAGATGAAACAATAGTAAGCCAGGGACAGTTATTGCCCCGGGATGATTATATTGATCTACAAACACAGATCAGTGGTTATGTAGAGGATATTCTTGTCATCAACAATAGTACGGTCGAGAAGGGTGATATTATACTAAGACTTAACTCAAGGGCTAAACTTTTAGATTTAGAAGAAGAGAGGATCTATCGAAGTGTCCTCTATACAAATTTGGCTACAGTTCAAGATGAGTATAACACTATGAAAACATTATTAGATGGTAGTCTTATATCTATGAGCCGTTTTCAGGAGGTTAATAGAACAAAAATAGCTTTAGAAGGGGATATCGCTTTATCCTCTAATCGAATAAAACGATTGAATAGTGAAATCGAATATCTAACCCTTAGGTCTCCCATTACAGGGACCATTCATAACCTGAAGAATATTCACCAGGGTAGTTTTGTATCTATTGGGGGACTCATCTGTCAAATCCTCCCCGCGAATAGTGATTACAAAGCAGAGATTGCTATTAAGCCATCCGATATAGGTAAAGTTAGAGTTAATCAGCCTGTTAAGGTTTATATACAATCCTTTGATAATGAGAACTTTGGGGTTATCACAACAACTTTGACCGATATATCGCGAACCACTTATTTGTCTAAGGACAATAAATCCTATTATCAGGGAACCGTCGGCATTCCTTTGTCCTCATTAACTGATGGAATCAACGAGGTTCCCTTAAAATTCGGAATGCCTGTAGAAGCTCATATTATAGTCAATAGAAGAAGTGTTCTCGATTACTTAATTTCACCCATAAAACATTCTTTGCAAAAGTCATTCAATGAATCCTAA
- a CDS encoding peptidase domain-containing ABC transporter has translation MIYNYSTALLPLLNAMYWKGSIEYVMELYPQREDNLNEEQFKDILSKLGYDQLKGSYERAYIKSLEHPFVYVDEQNGLFVFIEDHGDYYTVYDCAQDKYVTQKSLGIISEVYCFIPSHKEKGTVHYIGTKWFTHILRQFNGEVIWLFLLSLFTSFLNFITPLLIILIYSQVQRTESFDTIKDLGIITFIFIMALAGFRYFKSVLQTNLAVKLDNIVGKEIYRRLMLFPLKLTENTPPEIQIARVRDFEKIRNFIKGPSFTSLIDLPFSLVMLVGLSFVAGPMAWFPVLGIFVLTILGLVTYLNYRDANDERSSLLGQMNLIMSELFQLLRIKNFPDGIKQLLINVVDKSRQVKQKTEDIDKVVQRVAHLGNLLTKICLVLAICFGVTRVVQNQMGLGTLFASFIIISRILNPVNGSLMVLTQLSSYRRSINQLNDFMSIPIKDIVFDNQEKSKNVRGRISFENVYLRYGREYTTTLYNLNFTIDPGSLVVILGHGSSGKSSLINCLLGNYPVTNGCVLLDNYNIKQFDRNTLRRFISYCPKNGVTFGGSIRDNFTLLNPKIKEYEIIDSLRSWDLWEYINNLDEGLDTDLVNIPSVDKVIFEKKLNLALLNVQEAKITIIDGFEYHLSNDYIKQVYSNVLALKNKSTNIIVTEYQPLIEAADQVIVLNEGRIIKQGKPQKVLNKQDKENLWGDVNG, from the coding sequence ATGATATATAATTATTCAACAGCCTTATTACCACTCCTTAATGCTATGTATTGGAAGGGATCAATTGAATATGTGATGGAACTGTATCCTCAAAGAGAGGATAATCTGAATGAAGAACAATTCAAAGATATACTCAGCAAATTGGGATATGACCAACTTAAAGGTTCTTATGAACGGGCCTATATAAAAAGTCTCGAACATCCCTTTGTATATGTTGATGAGCAAAATGGGTTGTTTGTTTTTATTGAAGATCATGGTGATTACTACACTGTCTATGATTGTGCTCAGGATAAATATGTAACCCAAAAGTCTCTGGGTATAATAAGTGAAGTGTATTGTTTTATTCCTTCTCACAAGGAGAAGGGAACTGTTCACTATATTGGGACTAAATGGTTTACCCATATATTGCGTCAATTCAATGGAGAAGTTATTTGGCTTTTTCTCTTATCCCTATTTACTTCCTTTCTCAACTTTATTACTCCCCTGTTGATTATCCTCATATATTCCCAGGTTCAAAGAACAGAATCTTTTGATACTATAAAGGATCTTGGTATTATAACTTTTATCTTTATCATGGCTCTCGCTGGTTTCCGTTATTTTAAATCTGTTTTGCAAACCAATCTGGCGGTCAAACTGGATAATATCGTGGGTAAAGAGATTTATAGACGACTAATGTTATTCCCTCTTAAATTAACAGAAAATACCCCTCCGGAAATACAAATAGCCCGAGTCCGGGACTTTGAGAAAATAAGAAACTTTATAAAAGGTCCAAGTTTTACTTCCCTAATAGATTTGCCTTTTTCTTTGGTTATGTTAGTGGGATTATCCTTTGTTGCCGGTCCTATGGCCTGGTTCCCTGTATTAGGAATTTTCGTCCTTACCATTTTAGGCCTTGTAACTTATCTCAATTACAGAGACGCTAATGATGAACGATCTTCACTATTAGGTCAGATGAATCTTATTATGTCTGAATTATTTCAATTGTTGAGAATCAAAAACTTCCCTGATGGGATTAAGCAGCTTTTGATTAATGTTGTAGATAAGTCTAGACAGGTAAAACAAAAAACAGAAGACATTGACAAGGTTGTACAGCGGGTAGCCCATTTAGGTAACTTGCTCACCAAGATATGTCTCGTTCTGGCCATCTGTTTTGGTGTTACCCGAGTCGTTCAGAATCAAATGGGCTTGGGGACCCTCTTTGCCTCTTTTATTATCATCTCCCGAATATTAAATCCCGTTAATGGGAGTCTTATGGTCTTAACCCAATTGAGCTCCTATAGGAGAAGCATCAATCAACTAAACGATTTTATGAGTATACCCATCAAGGATATTGTCTTTGATAATCAGGAAAAGAGTAAGAATGTTCGTGGAAGAATAAGTTTTGAAAACGTCTACCTCAGGTATGGACGAGAATATACAACCACCTTATATAATCTGAATTTTACTATAGATCCGGGTAGTCTAGTGGTTATATTAGGGCATGGTAGTTCTGGTAAAAGCTCCCTCATTAATTGTTTGCTAGGCAATTATCCTGTAACAAATGGATGTGTTCTTCTGGACAATTACAATATCAAACAATTTGATCGTAATACACTCAGACGTTTTATCTCCTACTGTCCCAAGAATGGGGTGACATTCGGAGGTTCCATTAGAGATAATTTTACTCTATTGAATCCCAAAATCAAAGAGTATGAGATTATTGATTCTCTTCGTTCCTGGGATTTATGGGAATATATAAATAATCTGGATGAAGGTTTAGATACAGATTTAGTCAACATTCCTTCTGTAGATAAAGTTATCTTTGAAAAGAAACTCAATCTGGCTTTACTAAATGTCCAAGAAGCTAAGATTACCATTATTGATGGTTTCGAATATCATCTGTCTAATGACTACATAAAACAGGTATATAGTAATGTCTTAGCGCTAAAAAACAAATCAACCAATATTATTGTCACCGAATATCAACCTTTAATTGAAGCTGCAGACCAGGTAATTGTCTTAAATGAAGGAAGGATTATAAAACAGGGAAAACCTCAAAAAGTGCTAAATAAACAGGATAAAGAAAATCTGTGGGGGGATGTAAATGGATAG
- a CDS encoding UTP--glucose-1-phosphate uridylyltransferase has product MTQEQSDLIQILKEKGQEHLVGHSDSYYSQLIKAHQAYPGGIGHYIDNARKLLQESQAGVNPYDGYIPSQPEVQDLTSLDAHYEALEQRGLEHINKTAFVLVAGGLGERLGYTGIKLDIPVEVLRETSYIKHYAQCLLALQKRMSSPQPIPFVIMTSEDTNDKTLESLKTNNYYGLDPKQVIIIKQELVPALSDNEAHIALDENNEVVFKPHGHGDVHMLLHTTGTARKLYEQGIEHLVFMQDTNGQIFNAVLGAIGSSLEYDYDYNSMAVNRVPGEAVGGLVKLTKEGHSMTINVEYNQLDGLLKDTISPEGDTPNEHGYSLFPGNINILLIKMKSYVDILDKTGGIIAEFVNPKYKDEKRNAFLKPTRLETMMQDLPKYYDNSHKVGVTIFNREWCFSTDKNNVVDAAKRYASGKPAESACSAESDFYLANRMKAKLAQMHTEEGTEDLMQGIPFVRSARILLFPDFVMTLKEVKDKIKGGKAEPDSTLIIEGQDIILENVVLTKGSALIVKAVEGAKVTIKNKTISNKGYALVKLSDAELKSPDTPEYLKIRGYRFEEQEAERLVFDKPGEYIIE; this is encoded by the coding sequence GTGACTCAGGAACAGAGTGATCTTATACAGATATTAAAGGAAAAAGGACAGGAACATCTCGTCGGTCATTCCGATTCATATTATTCCCAGTTAATAAAAGCTCATCAGGCTTATCCCGGAGGGATTGGTCATTATATAGACAACGCCCGAAAGCTTCTTCAGGAATCACAGGCGGGAGTGAATCCCTATGACGGCTATATTCCCTCACAACCGGAAGTACAAGATTTAACAAGTCTTGATGCCCATTATGAAGCCCTCGAACAACGTGGTTTGGAACATATAAATAAAACAGCCTTTGTACTCGTTGCCGGCGGTTTAGGGGAACGCCTGGGTTACACTGGTATCAAATTAGACATTCCCGTTGAGGTTCTCAGAGAAACTTCTTATATAAAACATTACGCCCAATGCTTATTAGCCTTACAAAAAAGAATGTCATCTCCACAGCCTATCCCCTTTGTCATTATGACATCAGAAGATACAAATGATAAAACCTTAGAAAGCCTCAAAACAAACAACTACTACGGCTTAGATCCAAAGCAAGTTATTATCATAAAGCAGGAGCTTGTTCCTGCTTTATCAGACAATGAGGCTCATATAGCTCTGGATGAAAACAATGAAGTTGTCTTCAAACCCCATGGTCATGGAGATGTGCATATGCTGCTTCATACAACAGGAACAGCTCGTAAACTCTATGAACAGGGAATCGAACATCTTGTATTCATGCAGGATACCAATGGACAGATCTTTAATGCCGTACTAGGTGCCATAGGAAGTTCTCTGGAATATGACTATGACTACAACTCTATGGCTGTTAACCGTGTCCCCGGTGAAGCGGTAGGTGGTTTGGTTAAGCTTACCAAAGAAGGGCATTCCATGACCATCAACGTAGAATACAATCAGCTAGACGGCCTTCTTAAAGACACAATCAGTCCAGAAGGGGATACACCTAATGAACATGGTTACTCACTATTTCCGGGTAATATTAATATTCTATTGATCAAAATGAAATCTTATGTGGATATCCTGGATAAGACTGGAGGAATTATAGCAGAGTTTGTTAATCCCAAATACAAGGATGAAAAAAGGAATGCCTTCCTCAAACCAACTCGATTAGAGACTATGATGCAAGATCTTCCTAAGTATTATGATAACAGTCACAAAGTGGGCGTTACCATATTCAATAGAGAATGGTGCTTTTCAACAGATAAGAACAATGTCGTCGATGCAGCAAAACGATATGCCTCCGGTAAACCAGCAGAATCAGCCTGTTCTGCAGAATCTGATTTTTACTTAGCCAACAGGATGAAAGCAAAGCTGGCTCAAATGCATACAGAAGAAGGAACAGAAGATCTGATGCAGGGGATTCCCTTTGTACGATCAGCTCGTATCCTCTTATTCCCTGACTTTGTTATGACCCTTAAAGAAGTGAAAGACAAGATCAAAGGGGGAAAAGCGGAACCAGACTCCACCCTTATCATCGAAGGCCAGGATATTATTCTCGAGAATGTAGTCCTCACAAAAGGTTCTGCCCTTATTGTCAAAGCTGTGGAAGGAGCTAAGGTTACTATCAAAAACAAGACCATTAGCAACAAAGGCTATGCATTGGTAAAACTTAGTGATGCAGAATTAAAATCCCCGGATACTCCTGAATATCTTAAAATTCGTGGTTACCGATTTGAAGAGCAGGAAGCAGAACGATTAGTGTTCGACAAGCCCGGTGAATATATTATCGAATAA
- a CDS encoding PAS domain S-box protein has protein sequence MLQKDSHDVIDNESLDSFINNLLLGVLNVVILIAIGILAVLISFLLIYYRIPLNYSTLGSLVVLFIIQLAILIIIKYKILPLNMAQLLSSGVSLIYLIILNMDTLWQHHLVTTHNMIFIALLCSFILIQHRWFFPSLMIVGGNWFYLIYEQAESGQFVELSSFAIFGLALAIVQHYVISSYIQRLWLKNRNKMSQIYEVEAALAIAEDSKRLLSRINDASTEGIAFHNGQIILDCNPQLASMYGYESKAQLMGVPIDSLAMPSSVKKIHDNIERTTQAVYEAMAQKKDGTEFPIQISARTISSEGEDFLRVAAIHDLTFIKQYQLQLEQSESNYKFLTDNSLDIVSRISKDKGFLYISPSYHKITGYEFQEYLGHDDIRKVLGLNWHVLDSLDSDGVKNVTHSIKAKNGDILWCESTISRIKSKESDDFRIVTRDISEKVIQEQNLQLQFDVAHLINLNLNIPAFIQKSLEVICLDMGWILGELWEPLSKDRIRLAAEWHLDTPRIQEFAQDSYNITFDIGEGLPGMVMEEQRPIIIPDVTSEVLFIRRKEARAANLRGAIGFPLYDKGELYSVLLFFSHDVIKENGSVYDIFFSVGGQIGQYLKRKYAEEEASKSEALFRTMSEFSPVGIFLTDPDGQCNYVNKRYQEISGLTEEEAMGDGWSSIIHPDDAQRVYEGWAESVKKKESYTGRHRIIYKDGQQRWVAANGAAFYSGDVIIGHVGVLQDITENVHQQEELLRYSEQLSDMVEERTKEIKVLQEEVFKQQIYQKEIKIASEVQMNLLPNKIPSIEGFGLGFIAVPAHFVSGDFYDVADFAPHTLCLTIADISGKGFPAALIAASARTILQCSTSAQSSPDRLLSTLQDQLFPDLSKAEKFITMQITLINTLTGEVSYSNAGHTETLLWRKLSNTIEILAPTTYPIGVMDDIGLNVESAMMRPGDTLLMYSDGVTEAENSKLGFYGIDRLKDSFQKLSQQDLSASELTDRLTKQIVDYIDSNDQSDDITIIAVKAENIIVKQSFPGVFNELDNIVLWSKSCCRRYSEEFAMQIELVMSELITNIIKYAIPSEEHKNIDIQIDLQEDGVIFQVSDYGISFDYDHRRNPDFNEPHEGGYGLWMMNELMDKVTYTVEKADHLNHWVLSKKVKSD, from the coding sequence ATGCTTCAAAAGGACAGCCATGATGTTATAGACAATGAGAGTCTGGATAGTTTTATTAATAATCTACTACTAGGTGTATTGAATGTCGTCATCTTAATAGCCATTGGTATACTTGCTGTTTTAATTTCTTTCTTACTAATATATTACAGGATTCCCTTAAATTATAGTACCCTTGGTTCTCTCGTCGTATTGTTCATTATTCAATTGGCTATTCTTATAATAATCAAGTATAAGATCCTTCCCTTAAACATGGCTCAACTCCTATCATCAGGGGTTTCTCTTATCTATTTGATCATTTTAAATATGGATACATTATGGCAGCATCATCTTGTGACTACTCATAATATGATATTTATAGCTCTGCTCTGCTCTTTTATATTGATACAACATAGATGGTTTTTCCCTTCCCTCATGATAGTAGGGGGGAATTGGTTTTATCTTATCTATGAGCAAGCAGAATCAGGACAATTTGTGGAATTAAGCTCCTTTGCTATTTTTGGTTTGGCTTTAGCTATTGTTCAACATTATGTTATCAGCTCTTATATTCAAAGGTTATGGCTAAAAAACAGAAATAAAATGAGTCAGATATATGAAGTGGAAGCAGCTCTGGCCATTGCAGAGGATTCTAAAAGATTATTATCGCGAATAAATGATGCTTCCACAGAGGGGATAGCCTTTCATAATGGACAGATTATCCTTGATTGTAATCCTCAATTAGCTTCTATGTATGGATATGAGAGCAAAGCACAGTTAATGGGTGTACCCATCGATAGTTTGGCTATGCCGTCCAGTGTGAAGAAAATCCATGATAATATTGAAAGAACTACCCAAGCGGTATATGAAGCTATGGCCCAAAAAAAGGATGGAACAGAGTTCCCCATTCAGATTAGTGCCAGAACTATTAGTAGTGAAGGGGAAGATTTCTTAAGGGTTGCGGCTATTCATGACCTGACCTTTATAAAGCAGTATCAATTACAATTGGAACAAAGTGAGTCTAACTATAAATTTCTCACTGACAACTCTTTGGATATTGTATCCCGGATCTCTAAAGACAAGGGCTTCCTCTATATCTCCCCGTCTTATCATAAAATCACAGGATATGAATTTCAGGAATACTTAGGTCACGATGACATTAGGAAAGTCCTTGGTCTAAACTGGCATGTATTAGATTCATTAGATTCTGATGGGGTGAAAAACGTTACCCACAGCATAAAAGCTAAAAACGGAGATATCCTTTGGTGTGAAAGCACTATTTCTCGAATCAAATCAAAGGAAAGCGATGATTTTCGCATTGTGACCCGTGATATATCTGAAAAAGTAATCCAGGAACAAAACTTACAGCTACAATTCGATGTAGCCCATTTGATAAATCTTAACTTGAATATTCCTGCCTTTATTCAAAAATCTCTGGAAGTGATTTGTCTGGACATGGGATGGATATTAGGAGAATTATGGGAACCTCTTTCTAAGGATAGAATCCGATTAGCCGCAGAATGGCATCTAGATACTCCCCGCATACAAGAATTTGCTCAAGATAGCTACAATATTACTTTTGATATAGGGGAAGGCTTACCGGGAATGGTCATGGAAGAACAAAGACCTATCATTATCCCGGATGTGACGAGTGAGGTTTTATTTATTCGTAGAAAGGAAGCCAGAGCCGCCAATTTAAGAGGTGCCATTGGATTTCCCCTCTATGATAAGGGGGAATTATATAGTGTATTGCTCTTCTTCAGTCATGATGTTATTAAGGAAAATGGATCCGTCTATGACATTTTCTTTTCTGTAGGAGGACAAATAGGCCAGTATCTTAAACGTAAATACGCAGAAGAAGAAGCAAGTAAAAGTGAAGCTTTATTCCGGACCATGAGTGAGTTCTCCCCTGTAGGTATCTTTCTAACTGATCCTGATGGGCAATGTAACTATGTAAATAAAAGATATCAGGAAATATCAGGCTTGACAGAAGAAGAAGCCATGGGGGATGGATGGAGCTCTATCATTCATCCCGATGATGCCCAGCGAGTGTATGAAGGTTGGGCTGAGTCTGTCAAAAAAAAGGAATCCTACACAGGACGTCACCGTATTATATACAAGGATGGCCAACAGCGATGGGTCGCTGCTAATGGTGCGGCCTTTTATAGTGGTGATGTTATCATTGGACATGTAGGAGTCCTTCAGGATATCACTGAAAATGTTCATCAACAGGAAGAACTTCTTAGATATTCAGAACAATTAAGCGATATGGTAGAAGAGAGGACAAAAGAAATAAAAGTCCTCCAGGAAGAGGTTTTTAAACAACAGATATACCAAAAGGAAATCAAAATAGCATCTGAAGTTCAAATGAACTTACTTCCTAATAAAATACCCTCTATTGAAGGATTCGGCTTAGGTTTTATTGCAGTCCCCGCTCATTTTGTTAGTGGAGACTTCTATGATGTAGCTGATTTTGCGCCTCACACTCTCTGCCTGACCATCGCAGATATATCAGGTAAAGGCTTTCCTGCCGCTTTAATTGCGGCTTCTGCACGGACGATACTTCAATGTTCAACTAGTGCCCAAAGTAGTCCTGATCGTTTACTATCCACTCTACAAGACCAGCTTTTTCCCGATTTGTCAAAAGCAGAGAAATTTATCACTATGCAGATTACCCTCATTAATACTCTGACTGGTGAAGTTAGCTATTCTAATGCCGGACATACAGAGACCTTGTTATGGCGTAAATTAAGTAACACCATCGAAATTCTGGCTCCGACTACCTATCCTATAGGGGTCATGGATGATATCGGTTTGAATGTAGAATCTGCCATGATGCGTCCAGGGGATACTTTATTAATGTACAGTGATGGCGTAACAGAAGCAGAAAACTCAAAACTAGGCTTCTATGGTATTGATAGATTAAAGGACAGCTTTCAAAAACTCAGTCAACAGGATTTAAGTGCGTCAGAATTAACAGATAGGCTAACTAAACAAATCGTTGACTACATTGATTCTAATGATCAGTCGGATGACATTACCATTATCGCTGTCAAAGCGGAAAATATAATAGTAAAACAAAGCTTTCCCGGTGTTTTTAATGAACTGGATAACATTGTTCTCTGGAGCAAAAGTTGCTGCCGTCGTTACAGTGAGGAATTTGCCATGCAGATAGAATTAGTTATGTCAGAACTGATTACCAATATTATCAAGTATGCTATTCCCTCAGAAGAACATAAAAATATTGATATACAAATTGACTTACAGGAAGATGGTGTTATATTTCAAGTTAGTGATTATGGTATTTCCTTCGATTATGATCATCGTCGGAATCCGGATTTCAATGAACCCCATGAGGGGGGCTATGGACTTTGGATGATGAATGAATTGATGGACAAGGTCACCTACACTGTCGAAAAAGCTGATCATTTAAACCACTGGGTATTATCCAAGAAAGTCAAATCTGATTGA
- a CDS encoding STAS domain-containing protein: protein MALTTELQKLEDHKVKILLTGRLNAVSVGELKEDIRTCIEEGNNNIIVDLHALDFLDSSGLAALVSGLKLSKGSGGYFRLFSPTEQVSSVFKLTRLNTVFEIYDDEASAWEGKK from the coding sequence ATGGCTTTAACTACAGAACTGCAAAAGCTAGAGGACCATAAAGTTAAAATCTTACTAACGGGACGACTCAATGCTGTAAGTGTAGGGGAATTGAAAGAAGATATTCGTACCTGTATTGAAGAAGGCAATAATAATATAATAGTCGATCTCCATGCTTTGGACTTTCTGGATAGCTCCGGTTTAGCGGCTCTTGTCTCTGGTCTTAAATTATCGAAGGGGAGTGGTGGATATTTCCGTTTATTCTCACCTACAGAACAAGTCTCTTCTGTGTTCAAACTTACCCGTCTCAATACTGTTTTTGAAATCTATGATGATGAGGCCTCTGCCTGGGAAGGAAAAAAGTAA
- a CDS encoding ABC transporter transmembrane domain-containing protein, which yields MQGLTYGIINKFKASSLLLVLSSIGKNLLTLVFPLFFLQIYDRVIPIGNYNTLIWLTCIVLILIMVESFFNNARRRVLSGTASSLGLDMETKFFHYIIHLNRNQFNTMTRFQREEEFSKIQQVERNVRGSLITSFLDMPFLFLYLGAIYYLANDLVFFPILVLVSALLIYILLSLVLKNKIKKNKEYEQNKIEYISETLEKVHYLKSQKLETTLVRDSYSVFDRSSSAEAKVNGLLNISDLIYNLLSLILIYGTIIGGGFLVFVGTLSIGKLTACAMISRSIMLPFHGVLNTLLQYDNIKSSFLKLRELKTPSYSESDKRLIQQTEYSGYLSIKSHDNKGVNIKPGDIVGIIGGEEIAKESLRDILLGFERIEQNTVYYDEINVSSLNVENYLTSQVAYLDVDDTLLSGSIIDNISHFNDDYQPMAYAIASLLELDDFIKKLPHGYDTLISSRTQDFLPINIIQRISIARNLLLQPRYIISYQSDKFMNNENLEIFLRFLKNYCINSTIVLFTNRTSTLSACSRIVPLKELSNGHQR from the coding sequence ATGCAAGGATTGACTTATGGTATAATAAATAAATTCAAAGCCTCTTCCCTCCTATTGGTTTTGTCCAGTATTGGTAAAAACCTCCTGACCCTTGTATTCCCCCTTTTCTTTTTACAGATTTATGATCGCGTGATTCCTATAGGGAATTATAACACCCTAATCTGGCTTACTTGTATCGTGTTGATTTTAATAATGGTAGAGTCTTTCTTTAATAATGCCCGACGTCGTGTCTTATCAGGAACAGCTTCTTCTTTGGGTTTGGATATGGAAACAAAGTTCTTCCACTATATTATTCATCTGAATCGTAACCAATTCAATACTATGACCAGATTCCAGAGAGAAGAAGAATTTAGTAAAATTCAGCAAGTCGAAAGAAATGTACGTGGTAGTCTCATAACCAGTTTTCTGGATATGCCCTTTCTCTTTCTTTATTTAGGTGCTATCTACTATCTAGCCAATGATTTAGTTTTTTTCCCCATTCTTGTTCTTGTCTCTGCATTGTTGATATATATCCTGTTGTCTTTAGTCCTCAAAAATAAGATCAAAAAAAACAAGGAATATGAACAGAATAAAATCGAATATATCTCTGAGACTCTCGAGAAGGTTCACTATCTTAAATCACAAAAACTGGAAACAACCTTAGTCCGTGATAGTTATTCTGTTTTTGACAGATCCAGTTCTGCTGAAGCTAAGGTCAATGGTCTGCTCAATATATCAGATCTTATCTATAACCTTTTATCTCTTATTTTAATCTATGGGACTATTATTGGCGGGGGCTTCCTGGTCTTTGTGGGAACATTATCCATTGGTAAATTAACAGCTTGTGCAATGATTTCCCGAAGCATTATGCTTCCTTTTCATGGGGTCCTAAATACTTTACTCCAATATGACAACATCAAATCATCTTTCCTAAAGCTTAGGGAATTAAAGACTCCTTCTTATAGCGAATCAGATAAAAGACTCATTCAACAGACAGAATATTCGGGTTATCTATCAATAAAGTCTCATGATAATAAAGGGGTGAACATAAAACCAGGTGACATAGTGGGTATCATTGGGGGAGAGGAAATAGCCAAGGAGAGCCTAAGGGATATCCTCCTGGGTTTTGAAAGAATAGAACAGAACACTGTCTACTATGACGAGATTAATGTTTCTTCGTTAAATGTTGAGAATTACCTAACTTCACAAGTGGCTTATCTGGATGTGGATGACACCCTTTTATCAGGAAGCATTATTGACAATATTTCCCACTTTAATGATGATTACCAACCTATGGCTTATGCCATAGCCAGCCTATTAGAACTAGACGATTTTATTAAAAAGCTCCCCCATGGGTATGATACCCTTATATCAAGTCGTACTCAGGATTTTCTTCCTATCAATATCATTCAACGAATAAGTATAGCGCGTAATCTTTTACTCCAACCAAGGTACATTATCTCTTATCAATCAGATAAGTTCATGAATAACGAGAATCTTGAGATATTCCTGAGATTTTTAAAAAACTATTGTATCAATTCTACTATTGTACTCTTTACAAACCGAACTTCCACTTTGAGCGCCTGTAGTCGAATCGTTCCCCTTAAGGAGCTAAGCAATGGCCACCAAAGATAA